The nucleotide window CACAAAGACTGGAAGCTCTTACAACTTTGCTGTCAATAGCAGTTGTTTCTAGGCTAACTTGAAAGTGAAAAACTTTATGCTTTTTTCATTGCCTGATTGTAGATGCAGTCAAAATGATTAATAGTGCAATtctaagtatttttttaatagatactaatttttttgccctttttgatTTAATTGAACATTTCCATACAGAAACTGGACACTGGAGCTAGCCCTGCTATCCAATGGTAATGTTAAGGAATTATTTCTTCATTGCTTCTATAGAGGAAAGCTTACAGATTTAAGTGTTGAATCCCAGACTTTGTCCCCAGTAGCATAAGGAGCTGCCCTTGGTAGAGGTAGTCCCTTTGTCCTGATGCAGTTCACCAGTACTGATGTTTTGGGTTAGAGTCAGAATTATGGATGCCACTCTTAAAATGGAGGCAGTGATGGTGTCTTCAGCAGTTTCAGCACATAATACAGCTGTCAAGCTCTCAAAGTTTCCTGAAAAGTGGTGTCTCGTcgaaagagaagagactgatcagACCCTGCATTGGACAAGAGCATAGCAGGACTCTGCTGTTGTACTTGCCTCTGCTGTGGTACCTGCCTCTTAGCAACAGCCAGGTGGGCATTCAGTACATACCTACATCTTCCCTCCAGTTAGCAGTCACACATTTGCCAGCCGGTTGCCACTTATGCTAAACATAACTGGGGAATCACTGGAGATGTGGGTAGAAAAGCTGACATTGAGATTAATGGATTATTCTGGTTGGATGGGTCAAAGGACCAGGAAGAAATTCACATGCAAAACACTAGTGTTTTTCCACTATGTATCTTACTTTTTTAAAGTTGTTTCACCCAAACCAATTACCAAATTTTGAGTGAATAGCTGAAGTGTTTGTGGTTGCCTtcaagctgaaaaataaaaggatttcTCCTGTCTCTGCATATCACACAACTGACTGGAATCTTCTACAGATTTTTACGGGGTCAAAATATGTGAAAAAGTCTTGAAGTGTTTGTCCAAGTTCAAAGATTTGTTATGTTCTAAAATCTATAACCTCTTTTACAAAGCTATATGAAAGGCAATTCTTTATTTTGCAGTTTGGTAATAGAATATTGTATGTCAAAATACTGCTAACTTGCTATAATTAGCAGTTCAAGAGACATTTATTCTTGTAGCTAAAAGCCTGAGCTGGGGCACAAAAGGCCACAAATCGTTATGCCATGTGACTGTAGACAAACTACTGAATCTTTCTGGGAAACATTTAACCATCAATaaagtattttgcttttctgtcttgtttATTGAGCTTTACATACTTGGGAACTAATTTACCAGTGTTACAGGGCCACATAGCACCTAGCATATTGAGTCTTCCAAGTGGTCTGTCTCCAGTGCAGCTTACTGCATTGCAGAGGCTTATTTGTGTTATGAAAAATTATAACAGTGGATCTTACATTTCAGATGATGATGGTTGTGATActataaatacaaaaaaattgACCTGAACCAATACTGCATATCCAGATATTTCCACATTTGAAAGacaacacagtctcaagctgcgccaggggaagtttaggctcaagctgaggagaaagttcttcatttagagagttgttagatgttggaatgtgctgcccagggaggtggtggagtcaccatccctggaggtgttcaagaggagattggacgtggcacttgttgacatggtttagtagtcatgaggccTTGGGTAAcgggttggactttgatgatccttgaggtcttttccaaccttattgattctgtgattctgtgaagagaaatGAGGTGTTCGAGCTCCAAATCTCGACTTCAGAGTACTACCAAAAAGATTAGATGATATTTTCTGTAGTTTTAAGAATGGATCTTGGTGACAGCTGAAGATCTTAATGAGGAGAGGCTTTCAGCTGAATGAATTCTCTAAAGAGGAGGGCATGAGATGATGTCTCACCCTCGTATTTCGAATTTCTTGTAATACACCAGGTGTCTGGGAAACATAGATATTTTCTGTTTATGAAATGCTGTATTAGTGAGGGGCTAGCCATCTTTTCTGTTTGTAGGCCAGAGTCAAGAAGTTGCTTTGTTAAAGAGAATGGAAAGATTGTACTGAACTTACCGATGAAAGCACTGTAATGTGCCAATGTCTGTGTCCATCACCCTTGCCCTCTGCTGGCTAGCACAGACTCTTCAAAATGCATCTTAAATTTTTGTCAGTGAGGGAAGAGGTAAAAAAAGGATTTCTGTAAGGATTGTAACactggcagagcagtgcagatcAAGGTTTTTAACTCGGGAACTGTGTCATAGATACCTATTGGTATATTGGTATATGCAGCACATACTGAGACAATATATAGGCTATCCAGACAGCCTAAGTCTATTATTAGTCCAGTGTCCTTAATTACTATCTGTCCCAGCAGCAAGGTACTTCCTGCTGTGTTGAGACATTGACAATATTATTGTTATGGGACTGCAGTGTACCCTTAGTCTCCCTTTAAATGGGTGTTAGGTCCCTGCTTCAGGAAACCATCACTTGGCAAGGGCAAGTTATAGTCTTGTCTCAACCTGCTGGTAGCCTGGGGCAGCAGTGTGCTCCAGGAGACTGTCAGTTTATGGTATAGTTCTTCTGCGGTATCTTGAAGTTCTGTtgaataaatatattttctgatgtgaaaacaaaggcagagaaTTGTCTGATGtccatgtatatatatatatatatatatatatatatatacacacacacatacagctGAACACAATGGTCTGTAATTATATGCACAGAAACAGAATGCTGGGTGAATATATAAAGTAGTGATTCACATTAATTTTCATAATGTCTGATTATTAATCGATAAATACTTTATCAGTTATAAACTAAAGGTTATACAAGCCTGCACTGAAAAATGTCATCTAATTTCCACTAGCTAAGGAGAACTATAATCAATATATACCATGATCATGGTAACACATTAGTGAACATAATGAAATCCCATATTATTTCCTTAAGGCTGCTAATATTGATAGATGCCCTTTACCTCCTTGCCCTTTACTTTCTTGTATGTAATGAGGGGACAGCAAATACAGGAAGATTTTGTAGTGCTGGATACTACTAACAGTGAAGAGGGAAACAGCTGAGAAAGATTCAGAACATCACATGAAAGAACTGTTCTCTAAAGACCCTGATCCTTGACAGGCAGATAGGAAAACTTATGATtgatcttgagtactgcatggTTTTATATGACTGTAATCATAAAGAAAAGTATCATGATGCTGGGTTAAATTTCAGTGGAGTCTttccagaaagacagacagaaggctctgggacAGCCAACAGCTTGGGAAACAATTAGAAATATTAAGAGATGAAGTTAGACCAGTCAgcttttttaatctgtttccaGCCACTGATACAGTGGGTTTCAGTTGGACAGGAAGAAACTCTGCCAacaaagaacagcaacaaaaatatttatttaagaaGGATGAAATCATTGTTAAgtaaagcagtatttttttttaagccatgcAGTAAATGTCATTTTTCTATCTGTCTGAAATCTCAGACCCCAATTTTGCAGACTATTTTGCTTTGACAGAATGGGTGTCTGCCAGTGCAAATGGACACAGAAGGGACTGTGAAAAAACTTTCATGTAAGGGTAAAATGTGTATGCTTGATTGACAGAATTTGTCTTCTTAAAAAGGTCATCAATACTCCATAATTGACTGTGCTTTAAAATTCTATAATGGTCTTTATTGTCTTGTTTGTATTGAAAAGTGATGGATAGGTACCTGTACAAATCTAATTTATGTCTAGGAGTTTTGTACATATTACATAGGTCTGAAATACTCTACACAATTCTTTGCTGATGTATATACAACGGTGTCCCAGTGTGATTCAGGGATGAAAGCAAATTTGCTGTACTCCTTGGGATCCTAGGCTGTCTTATTTTCTTATTGTTCTGTCTCTCAAAATCTGTCTCCatgttgttatttttaatagagaagcaaaaaaaaaaatggtaaggCAGGGAACAAGTAGACTATGATTTCACTTCTGTTCAGATTCTGTAAGTTCCAATAGGTATCTCTCAAAAGTGCTGATATCTTTGGGCATCCCAGAGTAAGCAACACAATAAACCCGATCCAGATTCTTCATAGAGAAGAAGAATTTCAATTAACATTTCTAGGCATTTAAGGAGCACACTTGAGGTACTCAAATGACTTTAATTTAGACCATTAAACCCATTTTAGCATTTCCCTAAGTTCCTAAGTTCCTAAGAGTTGCCAGCCTGAATTCTGCCTAGAATGGAGAAGTACAAAATAATGACTGGCAATCAAAGGTAAATGAATTTTCCTTTAGTATTTAATGTTTTGAATAATACAGAAATATAAGAAACTGAAACTATAAGGCTAGAGAGACAACTCATGATTACAGGAAATGCACTGAATGGGAGGTGAAGGGTCCACTTTAGAAGAATACATGTTTGGCTTTGAATGAAGATAGTCACCAGTAATGCAAGGCATAGcaccccttttctttctttttccttactttATAGGGACTTGCTAACCCTATAGTGGCTTCTTAGCATATAGACAAGACAAATATAATACAGAGCAAAATAATATATTTGGAAAATAATTGTAGAGGGCATATAGCTGGCCAGAATCTTACTATGGCAAGTTTCTAGGATTTAAAACATGAATTGCAGATGCATGTAGATAACATAGATATCCCAAATGAATGTTCAAAAGGTGGTTGGCAAAGCACTGCACATCAGAGCAGAAGATAGCTAGTTATTTATGCACACAGCTTAGGAAGACACATTTCTATGGACAGTTTATTGCAatactctgcttttctctcaacttccttttccctttctggaactggctgctcttaagaaaaaaagaaatgggatCCGGTGTCTAAGTCTAATTAACAAATCAATTACTGTGTACCTTTATCATTACAATGTGCCTCTGGGAAAGGATGTATTAAATGCCAGGTAGGTAAATACTGTTGAATGGGAAGAGACTGGTCTGTCCGCATTCCCCGTTGCTTCACTCTTCTGCAGTTCACTTCATCTGGGAGGTCCTGAGTGCTCTATCTCAACTGTTCAGTGACTTTAACTTctcattcttcctttttctggtAATTTCACACTTTCCCCATCAGAAATGTTCCGTGTGCTGTTACTTGGCTGATAGTCAGACATACTTATGACAAGGCTTCCAGATTTTGTGAACCTGTGAGCTCTGATACCACAAAATGTCACAGATCCACAATCTTTCAGAGAAGTAGATACAAACAAGCCTAACTTCAGGAAACTTTGCCAAATATttaacaaagcagtgcagccttTGAACTAGAACTCTATGTGCCGGTGTAAGGTTTTACCCACGTTGAAGTGTtgtactgaaaaaataaaacttcaTGTAAGTCATGCAACATATACTGAGGCATTAGCAATGTTTCCAGTTTTTAGAAATCCTTTGATAGTTACCACAAGTGGAGTGTGAAAGAGAGGGATCTAAGGTACAGAAATTATGATACTATGGCTTTTGTATACCCAGGAGCAAATAACCAGTATCAAAGCATCAGTgaaaaaaacatgttttttATAGAGGTGATGAAAACTGGATGGCTTCTTTTGTGCCAGTCTgctatgtatatattttttttttattcctgattCTACTTGAAACATTAATGGCAGAAATAGATTTGATTTGTGAACTTAACATAGTAACTGCAATGAGAAAACACTTCCTCTTGGTAACTTGCTGCCCAGAAGCTATAAAACATCATTTTCCTTTAAAGGCTTCATCTGTATTTCTGCATGTCCATTATGAATGACAACCTGAAAATTCAAAGGCAATGGATATAATATGTGTTGACTGCTAGATTAAGGCAcacatttttcttaattaaaggGCAAATATATTGAAATTCAGGTACTTCCATCAGTGAGGCAGATGGTAACTGTGAGAGGTGATGATCTCTTTATGCAGATCATATCTAGCTTAAGGGAGACTTTTTAATGTATCCATGCCAGCAGCCATGCTTCACCCATTAGAAGTCCAGCCATGTATTAAGTATCTGacataataattttaaaaggttaTTTTATCAAATAAATAGCAGTTAATTGCTTCTAAATGCTTAAACTGAATATATGTAAATCGTAACTAGACTCCTGACATGATACTGGGAAATAATTCTGAGTTATCTCTGTTACTTTTGCATTCCTTTTGGCAGTGGAATAATATTAAGTCTTAGTTCTGTTGCAAAGTGGATTAAAAAGTAGTCCTAATCACAGACACCAGAAGGGTAGGAAAGGGAGTTCCATGTCCTGACTGTCACTCattttgcagcctctgctgatgGGTTTTCCTAAGGAACAAACTGGTTTTCGCCAAAGACACAGCTTGGGAAATAGGCACAGAGAAGTCCCATGCTCAAAGGCTTTTGTccaaagaagttctttgctgtgatggtagtggaacactggaacaggttgtacagggaggtagtggaggccccatccctggagatgctcaaggtcaggcttgatggggctctgagcaaagtCATCttgttggggatgtctctgtttactgcaggagagttggattagatgacctttaaaggccccttccaatccaaactattctatgattctatgaaatagaaCACTCAGTCATATCCAGTTGCTAGGACTGGCTGGACAGAGTAACTAAGACTGGTGACCAGTGCTGGTAGGGAGTGCAGAGGCAGATCACATGAGTTGTGATAACTGGCCAGACAGAAAAACTGAATACTAAGGGGAGGACATTTGAAATAAGGGGGAGGGCTTGggtgaagaggagaagaaagaaagaagggtaAACTGCTACAGCTGGAATTTTAAATAGAGGAGTTGTAATATTTGAAGTCAACATTTAAATTGAAGTTAGAACCTCTTGAAGAGtttgaaatatatttaattGACAAGAGAAAAACCACAATGTCCCTACAGATGTTGTTTAAAAGTAGAGAAACATTACATTAGTCAGGTAGGTTTTGCACTGCAAAGTCCTATTGATTTAAAATTCAGCCAAATAATTTTAAGAGCTAATTTTCATGTGGAGTTAAATTAATTCTTGCATAGAGCATCAAATCTGTTGACTGCTGAGACTCAAATGAAATCCAAGTTGAGATGTATTTAGCTAGCTTACCTTGAAATGTAGAAAACAtcattattgatttttttttcatgttaaaatGTCAACTGTAAAGAAAATGTTCCCTAGTCTGGATTATCCTTTCATATGGTATAATCATTATATACAAAGTAGTATATCTTTGGCACCAACAGTAGTTTATAGAACTAAACCGAAGAAATACATTCAGGCTGAAGTGTCTCCTATAGAATGGAAAAGGTTACCTGATACAGATAAAATCACATGCCCTTCAGGAACCAGATTTTCTTTGTAAATAAAATCTTCAGAATTTCAAACATAGTCAGGGAAAAGAATGTTCTTACTTAGTGAATCATTTATGTTAAGGAtctcaaaattaaaataaaccagaaCAGATTAACCATCCTTATCTTACAGGACGAAGAACTACTGAAAGTACGAGTATCATTTGCTTCTAAATCAAATCTAGAGGCAGCTGTGATGGTGTTATATTCTGTGGTTGTTTTATTGAGTATATTATTTCCACAGGTAGATTGAAAATCTTCTGTTTCAGGATGTGTGGATAGTATCGCCTCACTCTGAGAGGTAAATGAAAATACAGTTCTGTTAGACAGGGTCTTTTCTTCAGAGGCTTCTACATTAGAAAGTGAATTTGAAGATAGGTGAATGCAAATATCTTTTGAAATGCAAACATGGAGGTAATGGATGTCATTTATATCAGCTGTAGGTTCACAACTGTGCCCTGCATAACAGTGGCAATCAAATTTTTCTGTGAATGTTTGCAGATCCTGAAATGCTGGTTGCCCTTGTAGGGTGTATTTTCCATCCTTTGTCATTTGAATGACAATATTCTCAGGGTTCAAGTGAAGATAGTCACTGGAATTCCACTTTTTCCGTGCACAAGCACCAGAGTCTTGGCATAACACTTGGCTACAGATTCTGGCTGCCATTGTGACATTGATGAGATATGGTGTCAAAGTCTTCCTAAGATAGTTGTCCAGAGTTCTACAGGTGTTCTGTGAAAAGAACATCAAATCTGCATAGTTTAGTATAGAAACCATTAAGGCGCTGTCATTCTAATACCAGTACTGTAGTGGGTATCTATGAATGTTTCTCCTGAGGTTTTGGTAATAGTTACTGGTTGTTGGAAGTTTATCTGAGAAGTTCGTATAGTTCAAGGATCATAACAGATTTGTCTTGGGTAACTGCTGGAGATGTTACAAAAAGCACTTATGTGAGAAAGCAATGACTTTAAGCTTTTATTTTATCTGTGTATTTCATGTAGCATTTTGAATCAGATGCAACTGAAAAAGTTACATGAAGGATCCAAGTTCCTTTTTATGtgtggaatggtttgaagggatcttgggaaaacaaacaaacgaacgaacaaacaaaaccccaaccaaaacctttcttcttcagcctaaagaagtaatttttctgTCAAACCATTTTTGTCTGACCTGAATAGCTAGGCTGCAGAAGTAGGGAGCTTTCATGGCTTTTTTAAATGGAAGGCATTTTGGGAGGATGGTCAAATTTAAAGTATGCCAAGAGAACTGCTCATCCTAATTGATCATGAAGTTGGCATATATTCTATGTGTGCTTGGAGCCACGTAATAACCAGTAGTTTTGGGaactctttctttgtttttgacTTCATGTCTCCTGATGGCATTTACCTAATACTACATATTGATACAGCTAATATTCATACTCATTGAGATCACTTCAGTGAATCTGAGATATATGtagttattttggttttattttagttaTATATAAAAAACCCTGCCTATAAATTTTGATTGATCGATTCTtgcaaaaaaaatctgactggGCTTTGGGAAGTTCTGTTTGCTTATGCGCATCTCACAATTCAAGCAGTAAAAGCTGTTGGGCAAAAATTCTTTGGGTGCAACTGTCATTGGGATGATTTTGAGAATTTGACcctttcaaagccatggaggtTTATTTAGCTGTACCTTCTATGGTAGGAGGCCCAGCATTGCTGAAGAGTTTCAGTTCTTTGCCCTTAGAAGAGTTCAGAAGTCTTCCCTTGTAGTAGTTTGTTATGTCTAGCTTGCCTGGGTATGAAAGATTTATTTAAACTCCTTTGTAGCAACGTTCCTCAAACTACATATTTGACCTTCCTAAAacaagttggttttttttccctcttctgacTCAGATCTTTCTTACAGTAAAATTAATCAAAGTAATACACATAACAGGCTAGAGCTGAAATTTCAGACTAACTCCTCCTAGTGCATTAAATAGTATTGCTAAGTGCACAACTTTAAAAAGCAAGAGTCTTTTGAAAATTGTTGTGGGAAAGCACAAGAGTTTTTTTCCTGTACTTTATGTCTGGAGTGTAACAGAGATACAGGCATTCTttcattaaattaattaaacaaTTGCTAACTTGCCTACATTTATCATGGTGCCTTGTCTGGTTACTCGGAGCAAGCACTGATACTTTGAAAGATTGAACTCTTATGCTGTGTAGTCAGTTACAGTCTTCATGTAATAATTAAGCTGGCATACCTTACTTTGTGTTAAATTCATATCACCCCAGATCACAATTCCAGAAGCACCCAGTGCAGCAGATTCTCCAATGGTATTTACCAGGTCATCCTGAGGGCAAATGCGCAAAGAATCATACTAATGTAAGTAAGCTATAAAATAAGAGCAAAAGGTATTATACATATAGTAAATTACATATCCAAAATAACAACTTTGAAGACAGCAAGCAATTATACATGATGCAGACATTCTGCTCTCGATTACATTATTTTGTTATGGGATTGGGTTGCACAGGCAATGCCAGATAATTTTGCAACTATATCCAATTTATATATGTCATCTGGTTAAAAAACAAGGCAGTAAAACTGAGCCAGTGGTTAGGCATATGACATACCCTCCTCCAACCattttaagttttgttttgcttcattgCCTCCTGGCTTCTCAGAGTTGGTGGTACCTGGTTTCAGTAATGCTGCCTGAAGCAGAGGCTGGAAAACATAGATTTACTTCTTTTTtatccttttgccttttctgatttttttttttttttttttagttacctAAAAGTGCTCTAAGTGCTAAcgcagaaaagcagcaagagaaagagTTTTCATCCACAGGAATTTGCCTTTTACAGAGATTGATTTGATAAATTTGGTTTTATTCGGGTCTCCTTTTAGGGTCAGCTATTTGCCCAGCCCTAACAAAATCTTAAAGCCCATCTGGGATGGGAGAGGACTGTGGGTAGAAAAAGAACAAGATAAAATCAACTGCTGGACAtaacacaaaaagaaagaatgccAGGATTACAGGATTTAAATTATTAACTAGGAGCCAGGCAGGGACCCTCTCAGCAATCCTTGCTCCTTGAAGGCATCCATAGAGCTGCAGGCAATGCCTGGTGGTGGCTTCATCAGAGCATCTCCATCCCCAGATTGGTGGTATCTTCGATAGGGTGGGTGTATATAAAAACATGAAGGGAAAAGTGTAGCTTTCTGCATTTGTAATATTTTGCTACATTTGAAGACTACTCAGAGAACAAAATACTATTTGATAAACAACATAAAGAAGGTTTGAAAATAGACCTATTAGTGTGCTTGATCAAAATTCTTTGATGGATTAACTTAGTTTTTAATACAACAActacacacttttttttttctgatacaaGTTAGAGTATTTGCTAAGTAAATGTACCTGGTAATTTCTCTCCACTtaaatttgaaatatttaaggTCTAACTCCACTCACCTGGGAGAGATATTCCTCATAGACATCTGTGAATACTGGACGTGTATATACAAAAACTGGAAGGGGATGAGTAGAATTAGAGACTTTTGAAATTCTAATGGCTTCTTGAACTCTGTTGCGAACAAAGAGCTGGGCATTTCTGGAAGATCTTAAGGCAGTCTCTAGATAGACAGATGGATAAAGTGCTGTGCTTTTCTCCCACAGCCAGTTAAGCTCgttatttctttctatttcaaTATCTAAACAGGTTCCGGTATAGttatgtgggttttgtttgtaatCATAGTTATAACAGTCTGGATAAAGGTAATAACCCCACAGACGATTTGGCTTCATTTTTATGCCCAGCTTTAAAGATTCCAGCATAATGGATTTTGCTGCAGCTTCAAATTCCATTTTTGCTACAGTCTTGGCTTCAGCTTCTGATAGACTGAGGTCTCTCTGCTGAACCAGTTCAATGGATTCctgtctataaatatcttttGATCCCCAGTTCCTTATCCACACAGGTCTCCAATTTTCCCAGTCAATGACAGCCAATCCAACCTGTTCATCCGAAGGAATATAGAACTGAATGTCTTCTTTGGCTTTCTGTAAATGATTGTCCAGCAGTGAATGCTGAGGGAGTCCTCCATTGAATGCCTCTCCTGTGACTTCATTTATGTAGGGATAGTAGCCAAGCCTGTCTGGATAGAAAAGAGTGATGTTTTGCCCAATGGATGTCTTCAGTGTGCTTccaatgagagaaaaaaaattcatgtcCAGCTGCACTCCATTCCTTTCAGTACAAAGTTCTGTAGGAGCATTCCATATAGAAAGGAAAGATGAATTCGAAACAAGTGGACGAGCTCTTATGTTCAAAGATGAGCAGCAAGAAACTAGAAGCATGGTGAGCACCATACCAGATGCTAGCAGATACGTAAAGGTAACACAGATACCAAAGCTTTGTGTTTGTCTTAGAGTTTCCATTGTAGTATGTGCAGCAACATTAAATGTTTCTGATCAGACAAAAATTAAATGCTCTCTGGGCATTCAGAAGGTTGGTAGTCTGTCAAATGCTTTACCATACAATATATTTCTTCAGATTAATACCTGTTAGCAAGAGTAAGCATTACTCCTTATCTGTAAAATAGGGATGTCCTTTATATAAAGCTCTCTGTCATTTCAGGCTGCAGGAAACCTTTCAACAACTTCTGATACCTAATGCAAAAGAAAGAGACAAATGTGGATAAAGAGATTAACAGTATTTCATTTCTAACCATGAAACAAATACcatttgtaattttttaatatattgtaGTCTTTGAATAAAATTCCCTTTTGGAGGAAAAACA belongs to Indicator indicator isolate 239-I01 chromosome 3, UM_Iind_1.1, whole genome shotgun sequence and includes:
- the LOC128980989 gene encoding hyaluronidase PH-20-like, producing the protein METLRQTQSFGICVTFTYLLASGMVLTMLLVSCCSSLNIRARPLVSNSSFLSIWNAPTELCTERNGVQLDMNFFSLIGSTLKTSIGQNITLFYPDRLGYYPYINEVTGEAFNGGLPQHSLLDNHLQKAKEDIQFYIPSDEQVGLAVIDWENWRPVWIRNWGSKDIYRQESIELVQQRDLSLSEAEAKTVAKMEFEAAAKSIMLESLKLGIKMKPNRLWGYYLYPDCYNYDYKQNPHNYTGTCLDIEIERNNELNWLWEKSTALYPSVYLETALRSSRNAQLFVRNRVQEAIRISKVSNSTHPLPVFVYTRPVFTDVYEEYLSQDDLVNTIGESAALGASGIVIWGDMNLTQSKNTCRTLDNYLRKTLTPYLINVTMAARICSQVLCQDSGACARKKWNSSDYLHLNPENIVIQMTKDGKYTLQGQPAFQDLQTFTEKFDCHCYAGHSCEPTADINDIHYLHVCISKDICIHLSSNSLSNVEASEEKTLSNRTVFSFTSQSEAILSTHPETEDFQSTCGNNILNKTTTEYNTITAASRFDLEANDTRTFSSSSSCKIRMVNLFWFILILRSLT